In Pseudovibrio brasiliensis, the following are encoded in one genomic region:
- a CDS encoding uroporphyrinogen-III synthase, producing the protein MTRPQPQADKTAQKLVAMGHEVIVEPMLSFQPLTVNGDVAGDAKAIAVTSAKAVEALVFNGLVDKLQHLPLYSVGEATAKAAEASGFQKIICADGDVDSLGRLIAERNQDGPVFYPAAVDRSGDLAGQLEQQGIACRMVEVYQMAAATGFSGKTRDLIEAGTLDCALFYSPRTIQIFLSISNLEKTTVFLNSMKALCVSKRVAEQARSFGEVFTAKTPSEDGLFELLSGSIS; encoded by the coding sequence GTGACCCGACCTCAACCACAGGCAGATAAAACTGCTCAGAAACTGGTTGCTATGGGACACGAGGTGATTGTTGAGCCAATGCTGAGTTTCCAGCCGCTGACCGTTAATGGGGATGTGGCTGGGGACGCCAAAGCGATTGCTGTGACCAGTGCGAAAGCGGTTGAAGCTCTTGTCTTCAACGGTCTGGTGGACAAACTACAGCACCTTCCTCTTTATTCTGTGGGTGAGGCGACCGCCAAAGCTGCAGAAGCCTCAGGTTTCCAAAAGATCATATGTGCGGATGGGGATGTTGATTCCCTTGGCAGGCTGATTGCTGAGCGCAATCAGGATGGCCCCGTGTTTTATCCAGCGGCAGTTGACCGCAGTGGAGACCTTGCCGGACAACTGGAGCAACAGGGCATTGCCTGCCGTATGGTGGAGGTCTACCAAATGGCTGCTGCGACTGGCTTTTCTGGAAAAACCCGAGATTTGATTGAAGCTGGAACACTGGATTGTGCGTTGTTTTATTCTCCGCGAACAATTCAAATTTTTCTCAGCATTTCAAATCTTGAAAAAACCACAGTGTTTCTTAACTCTATGAAAGCATTATGTGTTTCTAAGCGGGTTGCAGAGCAGGCGAGATCGTTTGGCGAGGTTTTTACGGCTAAAACGCCAAGTGAGGATGGTTTGTTTGAACTTCTCTCAGGTTCAATAAGTTGA
- a CDS encoding phage tail protein yields the protein MAADDKKGGASTGAGSGGGTSSRKSPLSSGSRKPVTIDLPAKDVSKTEKPAASAGATAKAAASKATSSKPGAVPPTGKQQSQTAAKTEKTEATKAADAKPATGAKPAAGAKSSTSTAKPTAAASAKTTADEKKTATDEKKAADTASAAKAAAGKTTAASKATTASKTSTSAAAKEPANAKDDKAGSGGKDTPPPPPPSGKGPGGPADKPPHPPKQGAGFGAMLAAGVIGALIVAGAGFGLHQAGMLQMVGAGSSQNATEVQAMLESSKNRYSQLKEEIAALREHASGSYAAKDTIEKLTSQLDAIQKETSTKLNDATAGVTQRVQEQISTLGAEIKELNEFISNGAAGDGAAVASLKKTQDQLAKQVADLTTASQKNAEQVLKGVQGSLTDLQKQFQALKEAPTQLKDLSSQLAVTGSKVDEALAQIGKLTAEQKVLEGKIEALTQSTAETTKQMTARVDRLEKALGTASAQERAARAIAIASLRNAVDSGDSYEAELAAVEAVLPNDAAELAPLKASAATGIPSSAALIAGFGQVARDMSAVSLTSENDDVVDRLFSSAKSLVSVRTPNDSEGTSSSAVLGTMEARVTAGDLAGAIKAYDALPEPMQKVGAAWAEQVKARLAADELVKKITAQVLKSLVSENK from the coding sequence ATGGCTGCTGATGACAAAAAGGGTGGGGCGTCCACCGGGGCAGGCTCTGGTGGTGGAACATCATCACGGAAATCTCCGCTCTCCAGTGGATCCCGGAAGCCTGTAACGATCGATCTGCCTGCAAAAGACGTTTCCAAGACTGAAAAGCCTGCCGCGAGCGCTGGCGCAACTGCCAAGGCTGCTGCGAGTAAGGCTACTTCATCCAAGCCCGGCGCTGTGCCGCCAACTGGCAAACAACAATCACAAACTGCTGCGAAGACTGAAAAAACTGAAGCGACTAAAGCTGCGGATGCGAAGCCTGCAACAGGTGCAAAACCAGCTGCTGGCGCTAAGTCTTCCACCTCAACAGCCAAGCCGACCGCTGCTGCAAGCGCGAAGACTACGGCTGACGAGAAGAAAACAGCAACTGATGAGAAGAAAGCTGCTGACACTGCCAGTGCTGCGAAGGCGGCAGCTGGCAAGACAACAGCTGCGAGCAAGGCGACAACCGCCAGTAAGACCTCAACCTCTGCTGCTGCAAAAGAGCCTGCTAACGCAAAAGACGATAAGGCGGGTTCTGGCGGAAAAGATACGCCTCCGCCACCACCACCTTCCGGCAAAGGCCCTGGTGGCCCTGCTGACAAGCCTCCGCATCCGCCAAAACAGGGTGCCGGGTTTGGCGCAATGCTGGCCGCTGGTGTGATTGGCGCGCTTATTGTGGCGGGTGCCGGTTTCGGTCTGCATCAGGCTGGCATGTTGCAAATGGTCGGCGCAGGTTCCAGCCAGAATGCAACTGAAGTTCAGGCCATGCTGGAAAGCTCCAAGAACCGCTATTCTCAGCTGAAGGAAGAGATCGCAGCTCTGCGTGAGCATGCGAGTGGCAGTTATGCAGCGAAAGACACCATTGAGAAGCTGACTTCTCAGCTGGATGCGATCCAGAAAGAGACCAGCACGAAGCTGAATGATGCTACCGCCGGTGTAACGCAGCGTGTGCAGGAGCAAATCTCCACGCTGGGTGCTGAGATCAAGGAGCTCAACGAGTTCATTTCCAACGGTGCTGCTGGTGATGGTGCTGCTGTTGCGAGCCTGAAGAAGACACAGGACCAGCTGGCGAAGCAAGTTGCTGATCTGACAACTGCCTCGCAAAAGAATGCTGAGCAGGTGCTGAAAGGCGTGCAGGGTAGTTTGACTGACCTACAGAAGCAGTTTCAGGCACTGAAAGAAGCGCCGACACAGCTTAAGGATCTGAGCTCACAGTTGGCTGTGACTGGCTCCAAGGTGGATGAAGCTTTGGCGCAGATTGGCAAGCTGACTGCGGAACAGAAGGTTCTGGAAGGCAAGATTGAAGCGCTAACACAGTCCACTGCTGAAACAACCAAGCAGATGACCGCTCGTGTTGATCGTCTGGAGAAGGCGCTTGGCACAGCGAGTGCGCAGGAACGTGCAGCGCGTGCGATTGCGATTGCTTCTCTACGGAATGCCGTCGATTCTGGTGACAGCTATGAGGCTGAGTTGGCTGCCGTTGAAGCTGTGCTGCCAAATGATGCTGCTGAGCTGGCGCCGTTGAAGGCAAGTGCTGCAACGGGCATACCTTCTTCCGCTGCTTTGATTGCCGGTTTCGGGCAGGTTGCTCGTGATATGAGTGCTGTGTCGCTGACCAGTGAGAATGATGATGTGGTTGATCGCCTGTTCTCCAGCGCCAAGTCACTAGTTTCTGTTCGCACGCCAAATGACAGCGAGGGCACAAGCTCCAGCGCAGTGCT
- the hemC gene encoding hydroxymethylbilane synthase has protein sequence MQTKPIRIGTRGSALALAQAHETRARLAKAHGLTDDDFEIVVIKTTGDQIQDRPLSEAGGKGLFTKEIEEALLDKSIDLAVHSSKDMPTVLPDGLGMTAYLPREDVRDAFISPKVEKLTDLPQGAVVGSSSLRRQAQIKRLRPDLDVVMYRGNLQTRLRKLDEGVVDATFLAYAGLRRLGQGDLVTSLMDLEHFLPAVGQGAIGIEARLGDEETARILAPIHHAETESRLLLERAYLAEMDGSCRTPIAGLSHVEGDRIRFRGEVIKPDGSQTHTVEGEGPVSDAEEIGRELGKELKAKSGPNFLEL, from the coding sequence TTGCAAACAAAACCTATAAGAATTGGTACACGTGGAAGCGCTCTGGCACTGGCCCAGGCGCATGAAACACGCGCTCGTCTCGCGAAGGCACACGGGTTAACCGATGATGACTTCGAGATTGTTGTTATAAAAACAACGGGAGACCAAATTCAAGATAGGCCTCTTTCCGAAGCAGGCGGTAAAGGCTTGTTCACCAAGGAAATCGAGGAAGCTTTGCTGGATAAGTCGATTGATCTGGCAGTTCATTCTTCCAAAGATATGCCGACGGTTCTGCCGGATGGTCTGGGCATGACCGCTTACCTTCCACGTGAAGATGTGCGCGATGCTTTCATTTCTCCGAAGGTTGAGAAACTGACAGATCTTCCACAGGGTGCTGTGGTTGGGTCTTCCAGTTTGCGCCGTCAGGCACAGATCAAGCGTCTGCGTCCTGATCTGGATGTTGTGATGTACCGCGGTAACCTGCAGACCCGTTTGCGCAAGCTGGACGAGGGTGTGGTTGACGCAACCTTCCTCGCTTACGCTGGTTTGCGCCGTCTGGGGCAGGGCGATCTTGTGACCTCTCTGATGGATCTGGAACACTTCCTTCCAGCTGTTGGGCAGGGTGCGATTGGCATTGAGGCGCGTCTTGGTGATGAAGAGACTGCGCGCATTCTGGCGCCGATCCATCACGCTGAGACTGAGAGCCGCCTGTTGCTGGAGCGTGCGTATCTGGCTGAGATGGATGGTTCTTGCCGGACACCGATTGCGGGTCTCTCCCACGTGGAAGGTGATCGCATTCGTTTCCGCGGTGAGGTGATCAAGCCGGATGGTAGCCAGACACACACTGTGGAAGGCGAAGGCCCGGTAAGCGATGCAGAAGAAATCGGCCGCGAGCTTGGCAAAGAGCTGAAAGCGAAATCTGGTCCGAACTTTCTGGAGCTCTAA